The following are encoded in a window of Persicobacter psychrovividus genomic DNA:
- a CDS encoding spondin domain-containing protein, whose protein sequence is MTKNYTPFLLIGIILLFACDRNPRQMTFQNSMISETPEVSATYLVTITGQWTKDNFPDHYPAHPAFSNFVGMTHPSTVQLYRMQKETPNGLSEFIVNNDAKKLQRHIKSLINAGNAGELIYSPALDSGNASVSFNLTVDETNSLVSVLGSISPSPDWFVGLRNISLLKDGYFVSNLTLNMNSYDAGLNGGQSFGDDEMEMREKGHIVPLSGFPFSASDEQTPVLAKITFTKK, encoded by the coding sequence ATGACAAAAAACTACACGCCTTTTCTCCTCATCGGAATTATCCTATTATTTGCCTGCGACAGGAATCCCCGTCAAATGACATTCCAAAATAGCATGATTTCGGAAACCCCCGAAGTATCAGCCACTTACTTGGTAACCATCACTGGCCAATGGACCAAAGATAACTTCCCAGACCACTATCCGGCCCATCCTGCGTTCAGTAATTTCGTAGGCATGACCCACCCTTCGACGGTACAGCTATACCGTATGCAAAAAGAAACGCCGAATGGGCTCAGTGAATTTATTGTAAATAACGATGCCAAGAAGCTTCAGCGACATATCAAATCTTTAATTAATGCAGGAAATGCTGGCGAGCTGATTTACTCCCCCGCCCTGGATTCTGGCAACGCTTCTGTATCGTTCAACCTGACGGTAGATGAAACCAACAGCCTGGTGTCCGTCTTGGGAAGCATCTCTCCAAGCCCCGACTGGTTTGTCGGCTTACGCAATATTTCGTTGCTGAAAGATGGCTATTTTGTCTCAAACCTCACATTGAATATGAACTCCTACGATGCGGGGCTGAACGGTGGGCAGAGCTTTGGTGACGATGAAATGGAAATGCGGGAAAAAGGGCATATTGTTCCGCTGTCAGGTTTCCCTTTCAGTGCTTCTGATGAGCAGACGCCAGTATTGGCAAAAATCACCTTCACAAAAAAATGA
- a CDS encoding peptidase domain-containing ABC transporter: MNQLQLFRTAELLAERSGLAYDQRAVEKLDLAGSTAHYSEVRNFCNDLSKIMGVNDLLVLRNETSEESLLNYCKELENPMLVFAMLEGGLTPVLLHQQKNKLEAIAVRSGGEEEVPISALTELTRFEKGDVLFLMVFKNQSPGAVEDASDNHEHLTPYQRLVRLLTVEKKEIAYIFIYAIVIGLIGLTLPLGTQAIISLISSGVLFTTVIFLIAFVLIGVLLTGGLQIMQHYMVEILQRRIFAKAAYDFALRVPRFKLEAIRGDHAPELMNRFFDVLTIQKSLPKLLIDMSGALLQIFFGLILLSFYHQFFVFFGIFLFLFIGWFVLQTGKNGMKWAIKTSKDKYRVVYWLEELARSLTAFKMSGTTYYPVKRTDIAVESYLTHRAKHFRVLMGQYGFIVLFKMLVVGGVLVIGSLLVIDRQISLGQFVASEIIIVLVINSVEKIIAYLDAVYDILVAVDKIGHVMDIPLERQGGVKVERQPKNNIGMRLEMLEVSYAYEKTSRFGIKDFTLDIEAGERVAITGYSNSGKNTLMSLIAGVYDNFQGAMVYNGLNSRDVDLVSFHDHISMNLSETEIFEGSIYDNISVGKSNVDYHDLMDAVKTVRLDREINMMEAGLNTPLVAGGQGLSTSTALKILIARCIVKAPQLLLLNDNLSALSNDDQKHILAYLTAKERPWTLIILSDKPKVHALCERILILKEGKLILDGPTASVSQTEIYKDIVTL; this comes from the coding sequence ATGAATCAATTACAACTTTTTCGTACGGCGGAATTACTGGCCGAACGATCTGGTCTTGCTTACGATCAGCGAGCAGTGGAGAAATTGGATTTAGCAGGGAGTACAGCTCATTACTCAGAGGTGCGCAACTTCTGTAATGATCTGAGCAAGATAATGGGAGTGAATGATTTGTTGGTTCTTCGGAACGAGACAAGCGAAGAATCCTTGTTAAACTATTGTAAAGAGCTGGAGAACCCCATGCTGGTCTTTGCGATGCTCGAAGGGGGACTTACCCCTGTACTTTTACATCAACAAAAGAACAAATTAGAAGCTATTGCAGTACGTTCTGGCGGAGAGGAGGAAGTGCCGATTTCCGCCCTGACCGAACTGACCCGATTTGAAAAAGGCGATGTGCTTTTTCTAATGGTTTTCAAGAATCAGTCACCAGGTGCGGTGGAGGATGCCTCTGACAACCATGAACACCTGACTCCCTACCAAAGACTGGTGCGCCTGCTGACGGTAGAGAAAAAAGAGATTGCCTATATTTTTATATATGCGATCGTGATCGGACTCATTGGGCTGACCCTGCCCTTGGGGACGCAAGCGATTATCTCGCTGATTTCCTCTGGCGTACTCTTTACGACGGTCATTTTCCTGATCGCCTTCGTGCTCATTGGCGTTTTGCTTACTGGCGGACTGCAAATTATGCAACACTATATGGTGGAGATTTTGCAGCGGCGGATTTTTGCCAAGGCGGCATACGATTTTGCCCTGCGTGTACCGAGGTTTAAACTTGAAGCCATCCGCGGAGATCATGCTCCAGAGCTGATGAACCGTTTCTTTGACGTACTGACCATTCAGAAGTCGTTACCCAAACTGCTGATTGATATGTCGGGGGCGCTGTTGCAAATTTTCTTCGGGCTGATCCTGTTATCATTTTACCATCAGTTTTTTGTCTTTTTTGGCATCTTCCTCTTCCTTTTCATTGGCTGGTTTGTATTGCAGACAGGTAAAAACGGAATGAAGTGGGCGATAAAAACTTCCAAAGATAAATATCGGGTGGTGTATTGGCTTGAAGAGCTTGCCCGATCGCTGACGGCCTTCAAAATGTCGGGAACCACCTATTACCCCGTGAAGCGTACTGATATTGCGGTGGAATCTTACTTGACCCACCGAGCAAAGCATTTCCGAGTATTGATGGGCCAGTATGGCTTTATTGTCCTTTTTAAAATGCTGGTTGTTGGCGGTGTTTTAGTGATCGGTTCTTTGTTGGTGATTGATCGCCAGATTAGCCTCGGGCAGTTTGTGGCTTCAGAGATTATCATTGTTCTGGTCATCAACTCAGTAGAGAAAATTATCGCCTATTTGGATGCCGTATATGATATTCTTGTAGCCGTTGATAAAATTGGTCACGTGATGGATATCCCGCTCGAACGACAAGGAGGAGTGAAAGTGGAACGTCAGCCAAAAAATAATATTGGTATGCGCCTGGAGATGCTTGAGGTTTCTTATGCTTATGAAAAAACAAGCCGCTTCGGTATTAAGGATTTTACGCTTGATATTGAGGCTGGGGAGCGCGTCGCCATTACGGGTTACAGCAATTCAGGGAAAAACACCCTCATGAGCCTGATTGCCGGGGTCTATGATAACTTTCAGGGCGCGATGGTCTATAATGGGCTGAATTCACGCGATGTGGATTTGGTGAGTTTCCATGACCATATTTCCATGAACCTGAGTGAGACGGAAATTTTCGAAGGGTCGATCTATGATAATATCTCGGTCGGTAAATCCAATGTAGATTATCACGATCTGATGGACGCCGTAAAAACCGTGCGCCTGGATCGTGAAATCAATATGATGGAGGCTGGTTTGAATACGCCGCTTGTTGCTGGCGGACAAGGGTTGTCCACTTCTACGGCCCTGAAAATATTGATTGCCAGATGTATCGTTAAAGCACCGCAGTTGTTATTGCTCAACGATAACTTGTCGGCTTTAAGCAATGACGACCAAAAGCATATTTTGGCCTACCTGACGGCCAAAGAGCGCCCATGGACTTTGATCATTTTGTCTGACAAGCCCAAAGTTCATGCCCTTTGCGAACGCATCCTGATTTTGAAGGAAGGAAAACTGATCCTTGATGGACCGACCGCCTCGGTGTCGCAAACGGAAATCTACAAAGATATCGTCACCCTATAA
- a CDS encoding HlyD family secretion protein has protein sequence MLNVSKNRMYSQAEEHRLQTLKTLVTPQYGKILAKWLVGILALLFLIMFVPWQQNIKGYGRVTAFHPSNRPQNVQTTIAGRIESWRVREGQYVHEGDTLMVISEIKDKFFDPELLPRTKQQLEAKENSLGAKANKVIALEKQIAALKSALSLKLEQVKIKQQQMVLKFESDSIEYEVEQINYDVAQKQFDRQLKLYEQGLKSLTDLESRKLKLQESSAKMVAKENKFLATKNEMLSLKVEVNAIQAEYLDKISKAESDLGATRSDLFESEGSLAKMENEYANLRIRKDQYFIKAPQDGYIVKALIAGIGETIKEGSSVVTILPASSDLAVELYVKAMDVSLLRAGAKVRIQFDGWPALQFSGWPEASIGTFGGVVEVIDYVDSQGGKYRILVKPDPNDQPWPSILRIGSGANGWAMLDEVPVWYELWRQFNGFPPQMPVSATSSVKEGGKK, from the coding sequence ATGTTGAACGTTTCAAAAAATAGAATGTATTCGCAGGCGGAAGAACACCGACTGCAGACCCTGAAAACGCTTGTTACACCTCAATATGGAAAAATCCTGGCCAAATGGCTGGTGGGGATCCTGGCTTTGCTGTTTCTGATCATGTTCGTGCCCTGGCAGCAGAATATTAAAGGTTATGGTCGGGTAACGGCTTTTCACCCTTCAAACCGCCCGCAAAATGTGCAAACCACTATTGCCGGTCGTATTGAATCGTGGCGGGTACGGGAAGGTCAGTATGTACACGAGGGAGATACCCTGATGGTGATCTCTGAGATTAAAGATAAATTTTTCGATCCGGAATTGCTGCCAAGAACCAAACAACAGCTCGAGGCCAAGGAGAACAGTCTGGGGGCGAAGGCCAACAAGGTTATTGCACTGGAAAAGCAAATTGCCGCCCTGAAAAGTGCTTTGTCTTTGAAACTGGAGCAGGTGAAAATCAAGCAGCAACAAATGGTGCTGAAGTTTGAGTCTGATAGTATTGAGTATGAAGTGGAGCAGATCAATTACGATGTTGCGCAGAAGCAATTTGACCGTCAGCTGAAATTATATGAACAGGGGCTGAAATCCCTGACCGATCTGGAGTCGCGAAAGCTTAAACTTCAGGAAAGTTCAGCAAAAATGGTGGCCAAAGAGAATAAATTTCTGGCGACCAAAAACGAGATGCTGAGTTTGAAGGTAGAGGTGAATGCCATTCAGGCGGAATACCTCGACAAGATATCGAAAGCGGAATCGGACCTGGGAGCAACCCGCTCCGACCTTTTTGAATCGGAGGGTTCTTTGGCGAAAATGGAAAATGAGTATGCCAACCTTCGGATTCGTAAAGATCAGTATTTTATTAAAGCACCGCAGGATGGTTACATCGTCAAGGCACTTATTGCGGGTATTGGTGAAACCATCAAAGAAGGTTCTTCGGTGGTAACGATCCTGCCTGCAAGCTCGGATCTGGCGGTGGAGCTTTATGTAAAAGCCATGGATGTCAGCCTGCTTAGGGCAGGTGCCAAAGTGCGTATTCAGTTCGATGGCTGGCCTGCCTTGCAGTTCAGTGGTTGGCCTGAAGCCTCTATCGGTACTTTCGGCGGTGTGGTAGAAGTGATTGATTATGTAGATTCACAGGGGGGTAAATACCGTATTTTGGTGAAGCCTGACCCGAACGATCAGCCGTGGCCTTCCATCCTCAGGATTGGTTCTGGTGCCAATGGCTGGGCAATGCTTGATGAAGTTCCTGTTTGGTATGAGTTGTGGCGTCAGTTTAATGGCTTCCCACCACAAATGCCTGTTTCAGCGACGTCATCAGTAAAAGAAGGAGGTAAGAAATGA
- a CDS encoding TolC family protein, which produces MRRWKMIFCACLVMVLVLEGANSLQAQNISVDSMRVEEDGKAFSLDEFYQIILDHHPLVKQAQFLSPLAQEEIRYARGSFDPKAQAKLKQKVFESKNYYQLFDGYISVPTWVGVDFKAGYESASGINVNPEHYVPDQGLMYAGVSVPIGKGLIMDARRLTLRKAQIGQQMAEADRLKMINKVLLSAAKDYWQWYMAYRNFQVAEEIYELAGDRFEAVRENVLNGEEAPIDSVQALINYQNRSVTLREAEIGFVNASLVISNYLWDAEMNPLQIEGSLYPVYEDLMGGYQSEAFLAKLIEMASISHPDLVKLDAKARQLILDKRWAVESLKPELNVNYNLINEQLSLSNSKGDAVFNNNYKWGFDFSIPIFLRKERAKLKMTKIKMEQVDFDRVHREKEINTEVLTLYNQLVNTAQLLDIQRSMVINYSTMLNGEQQMFNAGESSLFLVNTRESQLLEANQKLLKLEVTLEKDKAQLLWAAGVENLDFFAVQ; this is translated from the coding sequence ATGAGGCGATGGAAAATGATTTTTTGTGCCTGTTTAGTGATGGTTTTGGTGCTTGAAGGCGCTAACAGCTTGCAGGCGCAAAATATTTCCGTGGATTCCATGCGAGTGGAGGAAGATGGAAAGGCTTTCAGTCTGGATGAGTTTTATCAGATTATTCTTGATCATCATCCGCTGGTAAAGCAGGCGCAATTTTTAAGCCCCCTGGCGCAGGAGGAAATCCGATATGCCCGAGGGAGCTTTGACCCTAAGGCGCAAGCCAAACTGAAGCAGAAGGTTTTTGAAAGTAAAAATTACTATCAGTTATTTGATGGCTATATTTCTGTGCCTACCTGGGTGGGGGTGGACTTTAAGGCGGGTTACGAAAGTGCCTCGGGGATTAATGTGAACCCCGAACATTATGTGCCCGATCAGGGGTTGATGTACGCTGGCGTTTCGGTGCCTATTGGTAAGGGACTCATTATGGATGCCCGACGACTGACGTTGCGAAAAGCGCAGATCGGTCAGCAAATGGCAGAGGCCGACCGCCTGAAGATGATCAACAAAGTGTTGCTTTCTGCTGCCAAGGATTATTGGCAGTGGTATATGGCTTACCGTAATTTTCAGGTGGCAGAAGAAATCTATGAGCTGGCAGGAGATCGTTTTGAGGCCGTTCGAGAGAATGTACTCAACGGGGAAGAGGCGCCTATCGATTCGGTACAGGCACTGATCAACTACCAAAATCGTAGTGTTACCTTGCGGGAGGCTGAAATTGGTTTTGTTAATGCCTCCTTGGTGATTTCCAATTATTTGTGGGATGCAGAAATGAACCCCTTGCAAATTGAGGGCTCACTTTATCCCGTTTACGAGGACCTGATGGGGGGCTATCAGTCGGAAGCTTTTTTAGCCAAACTGATTGAAATGGCCAGTATTTCTCACCCCGATCTGGTGAAGCTTGACGCCAAAGCTCGGCAACTGATTTTGGATAAACGCTGGGCCGTAGAGTCGTTAAAGCCTGAGCTGAACGTGAATTATAACCTGATTAATGAGCAGCTCAGTTTATCGAACAGTAAAGGCGATGCGGTTTTCAATAATAACTACAAGTGGGGCTTTGATTTCAGCATTCCGATTTTTCTGCGGAAGGAACGGGCCAAGCTGAAAATGACCAAGATTAAAATGGAGCAGGTGGATTTTGACCGGGTGCATCGGGAGAAAGAAATTAACACGGAGGTGCTTACGCTCTATAATCAGTTGGTGAATACCGCGCAATTGCTCGACATTCAGCGGAGTATGGTGATTAACTATTCTACCATGCTTAATGGTGAACAGCAGATGTTCAATGCGGGGGAAAGTTCCCTGTTTTTGGTCAATACCCGAGAGAGTCAGCTTTTGGAAGCCAACCAAAAGTTGCTGAAGCTCGAAGTTACCCTGGAAAAAGATAAGGCACAGCTCCTTTGGGCTGCTGGAGTCGAAAATCTTGATTTCTTTGCCGTGCAATAA
- a CDS encoding DUF445 domain-containing protein, whose product MKKSSTTSKNLALVLLLLMICLFIGSLFAQRYSPAWAWVKAFAEAGTVGALADWFAVVALFRYPMGIPFPHTNIIENKRLTIAEGLSTFVVENFLTEEIIRQETAQLNLIDRLYHWAQSEKEVHKISQLISKNLPRIVGQIDHELADIFLYKNIEKAVLHWDVRQFITDLLAFQKKQNRHHLLAQQVIKLVSENRQMIFNQLYEELGKTTSFLEIIVLEASKNRARDKFYKFLDDIDKDYHSMLGDWTDRQTDTLLEKLGNDPQWQSQIDTYRKELINSEQFHQMSRKLWSENKDKLIAILVQKEGQIADYLNTIIKNTITETYQDQELKENLNQKVQESISDWVIGQRTKISGIIETTVREWKDLSPRLEQEVGADLQYIRINGTLIGGLIGLLLFAIEQLIG is encoded by the coding sequence ATGAAAAAATCTTCCACTACAAGTAAAAATCTGGCCTTAGTGCTGTTGCTGCTCATGATTTGCCTGTTTATCGGTTCCCTGTTTGCGCAACGATATTCCCCCGCATGGGCTTGGGTAAAAGCCTTCGCCGAAGCAGGGACGGTGGGTGCACTTGCCGACTGGTTTGCCGTGGTGGCATTATTCCGTTACCCTATGGGCATCCCTTTTCCGCATACGAACATCATCGAGAATAAACGCCTGACCATCGCCGAGGGGCTAAGCACTTTTGTGGTGGAAAATTTTCTTACAGAGGAAATCATCAGGCAGGAAACGGCGCAACTCAACCTGATCGACCGCCTGTACCATTGGGCACAATCTGAAAAAGAAGTTCATAAAATCAGCCAGCTCATCAGTAAAAACTTACCCCGAATTGTGGGGCAGATAGATCATGAGCTTGCCGACATTTTCCTGTATAAAAATATTGAAAAGGCGGTGCTCCATTGGGATGTTCGCCAGTTTATCACCGACCTTCTGGCCTTTCAGAAGAAGCAAAACCGACACCACCTATTGGCGCAACAGGTCATTAAACTGGTGAGTGAAAACCGACAGATGATTTTTAATCAGTTATATGAGGAGCTTGGCAAAACAACCAGCTTTCTGGAGATTATCGTGTTGGAAGCCTCAAAGAACAGGGCTCGGGATAAATTTTATAAATTTTTAGATGATATCGACAAGGATTACCATTCCATGCTGGGAGATTGGACGGATCGGCAAACGGATACCCTTTTGGAGAAATTAGGAAATGATCCCCAATGGCAATCACAAATCGACACCTACCGAAAGGAGCTGATTAACAGTGAGCAATTCCACCAAATGAGCCGAAAGCTGTGGTCAGAAAATAAGGATAAACTTATTGCCATTCTTGTTCAAAAAGAGGGGCAAATTGCGGACTATCTCAATACGATCATCAAAAATACCATCACGGAAACTTACCAGGATCAGGAACTCAAGGAAAACCTGAATCAGAAAGTTCAGGAGAGCATTTCGGACTGGGTTATTGGCCAACGGACGAAAATTTCGGGCATTATTGAAACCACCGTACGGGAGTGGAAGGACCTGTCGCCAAGACTCGAACAGGAGGTTGGTGCAGACCTTCAATACATTCGCATCAACGGTACGCTGATTGGTGGATTGATCGGCCTGTTGCTCTTTGCCATTGAGCAGCTCATCGGTTAA
- a CDS encoding HAMP domain-containing sensor histidine kinase — translation MTRTKNLWREISMLLGISPEVSYEERMLNIIGSVLLLLSTSNVMFFESLGLPFPMRYAMILNVPLSMLVLYFNRRLKRFGLALIALFFIQINLGISEWVFLGGMQGTFPFLFIVSQVMNFSVVKHQWQWPYLFASLLMVVIIGVVRSMEVVPVVVPDHVDEIRFGQFVTVFIVTSACLVSLRKAEHAKRQQLADNYVFQQHLLQALEQDSFLVSLMKKRGQTVVSYISDSIHYHFPNQTVEQIKQMVLGFSAVKLLDGQVVAQQEEEVVLGTKKRYFKIIHQQIQGTLNLIVQDITPLRKQEEGLRVALAKELELNKMKSEFISMVSHQFRTPLTTIHSATELLKLYASAGSRRDFMRMGSAKISQVQESVVGLTAIMERLLDFGKIEAGEMRLQINELDMVELVTKVIDQQKKIYPERSLLFTCIGQPKLVPVDRYLFKHIFGNLINNAMKYSDEDSTVEVFLFFHEESYTIYVCDRGIGISQEEIGHLFTPFFRAKNAENHKGTGIGLAFVKHFVEMNQGEIFVSSRLGVGTSFALVMPYRLREELDADEGAAHEDESQVIGQGEVV, via the coding sequence ATGACCAGAACCAAAAATTTGTGGCGGGAAATATCCATGCTTCTTGGCATCTCACCAGAGGTAAGTTATGAAGAGCGAATGCTGAATATTATTGGCAGTGTTTTGTTGCTTCTTTCGACTTCCAATGTAATGTTTTTTGAATCCCTCGGATTGCCTTTTCCCATGCGCTATGCCATGATTCTAAACGTGCCACTTTCAATGTTGGTGCTTTATTTTAATCGACGGCTGAAGCGGTTTGGACTCGCCCTGATCGCCCTGTTTTTTATTCAAATCAATTTGGGAATCAGTGAATGGGTTTTCCTTGGCGGCATGCAGGGTACTTTCCCTTTTCTTTTTATTGTTTCTCAGGTGATGAACTTCAGTGTTGTCAAACATCAATGGCAGTGGCCTTATTTGTTTGCGAGCCTCCTGATGGTGGTCATTATTGGTGTGGTACGTTCGATGGAAGTGGTACCTGTGGTGGTTCCTGACCATGTAGATGAAATACGTTTTGGGCAGTTCGTTACTGTTTTTATTGTTACTTCCGCCTGCCTTGTTTCGCTGAGGAAGGCCGAACATGCCAAGCGGCAACAGCTTGCGGATAATTATGTCTTTCAGCAACACCTGCTGCAAGCGCTGGAGCAGGATTCCTTTTTGGTATCTTTAATGAAAAAGCGAGGGCAAACGGTGGTCAGTTATATCAGCGATTCCATTCACTATCATTTTCCAAATCAGACCGTCGAACAGATCAAGCAAATGGTGCTGGGATTTTCAGCCGTTAAATTATTGGATGGGCAAGTGGTAGCGCAACAGGAAGAGGAGGTGGTGCTGGGCACGAAAAAGAGATATTTCAAGATTATCCATCAGCAAATTCAGGGTACCCTCAACCTGATTGTTCAGGATATTACACCCCTGCGCAAACAAGAGGAAGGGCTGCGGGTAGCTTTGGCCAAAGAGCTGGAGTTGAATAAAATGAAAAGTGAGTTTATTTCGATGGTATCACATCAGTTTAGAACACCACTGACGACCATTCACAGTGCAACAGAGCTACTGAAGCTCTATGCTTCAGCAGGTTCAAGGCGCGATTTTATGCGGATGGGCTCTGCGAAAATATCACAGGTTCAGGAGTCAGTCGTGGGGCTGACGGCCATTATGGAGCGTCTGCTTGACTTTGGGAAAATTGAAGCGGGGGAGATGCGACTACAAATTAATGAATTAGATATGGTGGAATTGGTAACCAAGGTGATCGATCAGCAAAAGAAAATTTATCCTGAACGCTCCCTGCTTTTCACCTGTATTGGGCAACCGAAACTCGTGCCTGTGGATCGCTACCTTTTCAAACATATATTCGGCAACCTGATCAATAATGCCATGAAATACTCCGATGAGGATTCGACTGTAGAGGTGTTTTTGTTCTTTCATGAGGAGTCCTACACGATTTATGTCTGTGATCGTGGTATAGGCATATCGCAGGAAGAAATAGGCCATCTGTTTACCCCCTTTTTTCGGGCGAAGAATGCGGAAAACCATAAAGGAACAGGCATTGGGTTGGCTTTTGTCAAGCATTTTGTAGAAATGAACCAGGGGGAAATTTTTGTCAGCAGTAGGCTTGGCGTAGGAACATCTTTTGCTTTGGTGATGCCTTATCGGTTAAGAGAGGAATTGGATGCCGATGAGGGTGCTGCCCATGAGGATGAAAGTCAGGTGATTGGGCAGGGTGAGGTCGTTTAA
- a CDS encoding MarR family transcriptional regulator — MSIEKEIKSKKFRSQKMKAMLNVIFTANWWNAHTAEELKPFDLTISQFNVLRILRGSMPDSLPVQEIKARMLDKTPNMTRLLGTLEKKEMIERLQCADDRRIFHINISEKGLKTLGKIDVKMKRSDQRINITEEEAILLSDLLDKVRS, encoded by the coding sequence ATGAGCATTGAAAAAGAGATAAAATCAAAAAAATTCAGAAGCCAAAAGATGAAGGCCATGCTGAATGTGATTTTCACCGCCAATTGGTGGAATGCACACACGGCCGAGGAACTGAAACCCTTCGACCTGACCATTTCTCAGTTCAATGTATTGCGGATATTGCGAGGGTCAATGCCTGACAGCCTTCCTGTGCAGGAAATTAAAGCTCGGATGCTCGACAAAACCCCTAACATGACCCGCCTCCTTGGAACTTTGGAGAAAAAAGAGATGATTGAGCGGCTGCAATGCGCAGATGACCGACGCATATTTCATATCAATATTTCAGAAAAAGGCCTGAAAACCCTGGGGAAAATAGATGTAAAAATGAAACGCTCTGATCAGCGCATCAACATTACAGAAGAGGAAGCCATCTTACTCTCCGATTTATTAGACAAAGTGAGAAGCTGA
- a CDS encoding dipeptidase: MKKRLIALTMVLLVFGQMSAEACTNLLISKGASKDGSTMITYAADSHVLYGELYHWPAADHPAGTMLQVREWDTGKILGEIPQVAHTYNVTGNMNEHQLAIAETTFGGRKSLRDPKGIMDYGSLIYITLQRAKTAQEAITVMTDLVEKYGYYSSGESFSIADKNEVWVLEMISKGTVEKGAVWVAQRIPDGYISAHANQARITKINFNEPENFRYSSDVVSFARAQKFFEGKDKHFDFSAAYAPLDFGAVRFCDARAWSIFNRVNPTFGKKYEAYAMGDLTKKRMPLYVKPDHQLTVKDAMELMRDHYEGTPMDMTKDVGAGPSACPYRWRPLTWESEGKTYFNERAISTQQTGFSFVAQCRDWMPDALGGILWFGVDDTYSTCYTPIYSAATQVPSSFANGNGDMLTYSDDAAFWVFNRVTNLAYMRYDEIIKDIRKKQTTLEAKYIRTVKAIDVAAKELYQENPADAIEFVTDFSVDNANKMVEQWRELEKYLWVKYLDGNIKVEENGKFKYNPSGLMPVSPKNKPYSEEYRKKIVQDTGDRLLEPAAVQ; this comes from the coding sequence ATGAAGAAACGCTTAATTGCCCTAACCATGGTATTGTTGGTTTTTGGGCAGATGAGTGCAGAAGCCTGCACCAACCTATTGATTAGTAAAGGAGCTTCCAAGGATGGCTCCACGATGATTACCTATGCGGCCGATTCCCATGTTTTATATGGGGAGCTGTACCATTGGCCTGCGGCGGATCACCCTGCGGGAACCATGCTTCAGGTGCGGGAATGGGACACAGGTAAAATATTGGGGGAAATTCCTCAAGTGGCGCATACTTATAATGTTACTGGTAACATGAATGAGCATCAGCTGGCCATTGCAGAAACCACTTTCGGGGGGAGAAAATCCTTGCGTGACCCAAAGGGGATTATGGATTACGGTTCGTTGATTTATATCACGCTTCAGCGGGCAAAAACGGCACAGGAAGCTATCACGGTAATGACCGACCTGGTGGAAAAATATGGGTATTACTCGAGTGGGGAGTCCTTTTCCATTGCCGATAAAAATGAAGTATGGGTACTTGAAATGATTTCCAAAGGAACGGTGGAAAAAGGCGCTGTTTGGGTGGCACAACGTATTCCAGACGGCTATATTTCGGCGCATGCCAATCAGGCGCGAATCACAAAGATCAATTTTAATGAGCCGGAGAATTTCCGCTATTCATCAGATGTCGTGTCATTTGCCCGTGCGCAAAAATTCTTCGAAGGCAAAGACAAGCATTTTGATTTTTCGGCAGCTTATGCTCCCCTTGATTTTGGTGCGGTGCGCTTTTGTGATGCGCGGGCATGGAGTATTTTCAACCGAGTAAATCCAACTTTTGGTAAAAAATATGAGGCCTATGCCATGGGAGATCTGACAAAAAAGCGGATGCCTTTATATGTCAAGCCAGATCATCAACTGACGGTGAAAGATGCCATGGAATTAATGCGTGACCATTATGAAGGCACGCCGATGGATATGACCAAAGATGTTGGAGCGGGGCCGTCGGCCTGTCCGTATCGTTGGCGTCCGCTCACTTGGGAATCGGAAGGGAAGACGTATTTCAATGAACGGGCGATTTCTACGCAGCAAACAGGTTTTTCTTTTGTTGCGCAATGCCGAGACTGGATGCCCGATGCCCTCGGAGGGATTTTATGGTTCGGTGTTGATGATACCTATTCGACTTGCTACACCCCAATTTACAGTGCGGCGACTCAGGTACCGTCGTCTTTTGCAAATGGCAATGGCGATATGTTGACCTACTCCGACGATGCTGCTTTTTGGGTATTCAATCGGGTGACCAACCTGGCTTATATGCGTTATGATGAAATTATTAAGGATATTCGAAAAAAGCAGACCACGCTTGAGGCGAAATACATTCGTACTGTAAAAGCGATTGATGTGGCGGCAAAAGAACTTTATCAGGAAAACCCTGCTGACGCCATTGAGTTTGTTACTGACTTTTCAGTGGATAATGCTAATAAAATGGTTGAGCAGTGGCGTGAGCTTGAAAAATACCTATGGGTAAAATACCTCGATGGAAATATTAAAGTGGAGGAAAATGGGAAGTTCAAATATAACCCTTCAGGCCTGATGCCTGTTTCTCCAAAGAATAAACCGTATTCGGAGGAGTACAGAAAGAAAATTGTTCAGGATACAGGTGACCGACTGCTTGAGCCTGCCGCAGTACAATAG